From Advenella kashmirensis WT001, the proteins below share one genomic window:
- a CDS encoding Bug family tripartite tricarboxylate transporter substrate binding protein, with protein MNKKIFSRALVILGLTFGLSEISISATTSYPEAPIKLVMPYPAGGMSDVSARTIAEVLSKKIGGNIIVENRPGAASTVASNWMVHQKPDGYTLYAAPVSLVLNPILQTEVGYKPYEDFTPISMLLYSPFVLQINKDLGANNVKELVALIKAHPGKYAIGTSGVGSINHLAAEYFINQFGLEMIVAHYKGGSPAAKDLVGGQIQVMFSAANEAAPMMAAGRTKGLAVTTSKRLSMLPAVPSMNEAAGIDDFEAVFWMALMAPKNLPPEIQTKLSTAMQELNNDPQLIQKTNALGVQFHASSPQEVVDNLRQDEKKWGGIIKKLDIKP; from the coding sequence ATGAATAAAAAAATTTTTTCTCGCGCACTGGTTATTCTGGGGCTCACGTTCGGGCTGTCGGAAATCTCTATTTCTGCCACGACCAGCTATCCTGAGGCGCCGATCAAACTAGTCATGCCGTATCCGGCCGGTGGGATGAGCGATGTTTCTGCGCGAACAATTGCAGAAGTTCTTTCCAAAAAAATAGGGGGCAATATTATTGTTGAAAACCGTCCGGGAGCGGCATCGACCGTTGCCAGCAACTGGATGGTACACCAGAAACCAGATGGTTATACGCTGTACGCAGCGCCCGTGTCTCTCGTTTTAAACCCTATTCTTCAGACTGAAGTAGGTTATAAACCTTACGAGGATTTTACGCCAATCTCCATGCTCCTGTACTCACCGTTTGTGCTGCAAATCAACAAAGACCTTGGTGCAAACAATGTGAAGGAACTGGTCGCTTTGATAAAGGCCCATCCTGGAAAATATGCTATCGGTACCTCCGGAGTCGGATCTATTAATCATTTGGCCGCTGAATATTTTATTAATCAGTTCGGGCTGGAAATGATCGTTGCTCATTATAAAGGGGGATCTCCAGCTGCCAAGGATTTGGTGGGCGGCCAGATCCAGGTGATGTTCTCTGCTGCCAACGAGGCGGCGCCGATGATGGCTGCAGGCAGGACAAAGGGGCTTGCTGTGACCACTTCAAAACGGTTGTCTATGTTGCCGGCAGTTCCCAGCATGAACGAAGCGGCTGGTATTGATGATTTTGAGGCGGTTTTCTGGATGGCTTTAATGGCACCTAAAAATCTGCCTCCGGAGATTCAAACCAAGCTCTCGACTGCGATGCAGGAGCTAAATAATGACCCACAACTAATTCAGAAAACTAATGCTCTTGGCGTGCAGTTTCACGCGTCTTCACCGCAAGAGGTAGTGGACAATCTGCGTCAAGACGAAAAAAAATGGGGCGGTATTATCAAGAAACTGGACATTAAACCTTGA
- a CDS encoding RraA family protein → MSNKIDPVLLTPALIEVLTSVDTPTICNALEVVTGTRTNKGFTRGHFHAAHPEMKPVMGFARTATLRTAHPYTEPLENIKARRIAWYEHLEGTGIPTFCVMQDIDDQPGLGAFWGEVHSNVLKGLGVAGVLTNGAMRDFGMLAEGFQILAGTVSPSHGFAQIVTVGEPVEIHGLAIEDGDLIHADRHGAVVIPLEALAGLPRGIDVITAKERPLIEAAKRPGFSVKDIKRAMAEADDIH, encoded by the coding sequence ATGTCAAACAAGATAGATCCGGTTTTGCTTACTCCTGCGCTTATCGAAGTGCTTACTTCAGTTGATACCCCCACCATTTGCAATGCACTTGAAGTGGTCACAGGAACCCGGACAAACAAGGGTTTTACGCGGGGACATTTCCATGCAGCGCATCCGGAAATGAAACCTGTGATGGGTTTTGCGCGTACGGCCACCTTACGTACAGCGCATCCCTATACAGAACCTTTGGAGAACATTAAAGCTAGACGTATTGCCTGGTACGAGCATCTCGAAGGGACAGGTATACCAACCTTTTGTGTCATGCAAGACATTGACGACCAACCCGGTTTGGGCGCGTTCTGGGGGGAAGTGCATAGCAATGTTCTCAAAGGGTTGGGGGTTGCTGGTGTGCTAACCAACGGCGCGATGCGTGATTTTGGAATGCTCGCCGAAGGCTTTCAGATCCTGGCTGGCACCGTTTCCCCAAGCCACGGTTTTGCACAAATCGTGACCGTAGGTGAGCCAGTGGAGATCCATGGGTTAGCCATCGAAGATGGCGATTTGATTCATGCCGACCGGCATGGGGCCGTGGTAATTCCGCTTGAAGCACTGGCAGGGTTGCCTCGTGGAATAGACGTGATAACGGCCAAGGAAAGGCCATTGATTGAAGCGGCAAAGCGCCCGGGTTTCTCGGTAAAGGACATCAAGAGAGCCATGGCGGAAGCCGATGATATTCACTGA